One segment of Meleagris gallopavo isolate NT-WF06-2002-E0010 breed Aviagen turkey brand Nicholas breeding stock chromosome 8, Turkey_5.1, whole genome shotgun sequence DNA contains the following:
- the CPXM2 gene encoding inactive carboxypeptidase-like protein X2 isoform X2, with protein MRCGTQVCCSCGLVSNWVTSFRVLVSNDSHAWTAVRNESGDVIFEGNSEKEIPVLNMLPVPLVARYIRINPRSWYEEGSICMRLEILGCPLPDPNNYYHRRNEMTTTDNLDFKHHNYKEMRQLMKTVNKMCPNITRIYNIGKSHQGLKLYAVEISDNPGEHEVGEPEFRYIAGAHGNEVLGRELILLLMQFMCQEYLAGNPRIVHLIEDTRIHLLPSVNPDGYDKAYKAGSELGGWSLGRWTQDGIDINNNFPDLNSLLWESEDQKKSKRKVPNHHIPIPDWYLSENATVAVETRAIIAWMEKIPFVLGGNLQGGELVVAYPYDMVRSLWKTQDYTPTPDDHVFRWLAYSYASTHRLMTDARRRACHTEDFQKEDGTVNGASWHTVAGSINDFSYLHTNCFELSIYVGCDKYPHESELPEEWENNRESLIVFMEQVHRGIKGIVKDIHGRGIPNAIISVEGVNHDIRTGADGDYWRLLNPGEYMVSVKAEGYTTATKNCEVGYDMGATRCDFTISKTNLARIKEIMRKFGKQPISLSLRRLRQRARQWRQRR; from the exons GAGTAACTGGGTGACCTCCTTCAGAGTACTGGTGAGCAATGACAGCCATGCATGGACTGCTGTCAGAAATGAATCTGGAGATGTG ATCTTTGAAGGAAACAGTGAGAAGGAGATCCCTGTTCTCAATATGCTGCCTGTGCCACTGGTTGCACGCTACATCCGCATAAACCCTCGGTCCTGGTATGAAGAAGGCAGCATCTGTATGAGGCTGGAAATCCTAGGGTGTCCTTTACCAG acCCAAATAATTATTACCACAGGAGAAATGAGATGACAACTACCGATAATCTCGACTTTAAGCATCATAACTACAAGGAGATGAGGCAG TTGATGAAAACTGTGAATAAAATGTGCCCAAACATCACAAGAATTTACAATATTGGAAAAAGCCACCAAGGACTAAAACTGTACGCTGTTGAGATTTCTGACAACCCAGGAGAACATGAAGTTG GTGAACCGGAATTTCGGTACATTGCAGGAGCTCATGGGAATGAAGTGCTTGGACGTGAGCTGATCCTTTTGTTAATGCAGTTCATGTGTCAGGAATACCTTGCTGGGAACCCACGTATTGTGCATCTCATCGAGGATACCAGAATCCACCTTCTTCCCTCAGTCAACCCAGATGGATATGACAAGGCATACAAGGCG GGCTCAGAATTAGGGGGCTGGTCTTTAGGTCGATGGACTCAGGATGGCATTGACATCAACAATAATTTCCCCGATTTAAACTCTTTGCTCTGGGAGTCTGAAGATCAgaagaagagcaaaaggaaagttCCAAATCATCACATCCCAATTCCTGACTGGTACCTATCTGAAAATGCCACC GTGGCAGTGGAGACGCGAGCAATCATTGCATGGAtggaaaaaattccttttgtgCTGGGGGGCAAtctgcagggaggagagctggTGGTGGCGTACCCCTACGACATGGTGAGGTCCCTGTGGAAAACACAGGACTACACACCCACACCAGATGACCACGTCTTTCGCTGGCTCGCCTACTCCTACGCCTCCACGCACCGGCTGATGACAGACGCGAGGAGGAGAGCGTGTCACACAGAGGACTTCCAGAAGGAGGACGGCACAGTTAATGGCGCCTCGTGGCACACCGTGGCTGGAA GCATAAACGACTTCAGCTATCTGCACACCAACTGCTTTGAGCTGTCCATCTACGTGGGCTGTGACAAGTATCCCCACGAGAGCGAGTTGCCTGAGGAGTGGGAGAACAACCGGGAGTCCCTCATCGTTTTCATGGAGCAG GTCCATCGGGGCATCAAGGGCATAGTGAAAGACATACATGGAAGGGGAATCCCAAATGCCATTATTTCAGTAGAAGGTGTTAACCATGACATTCGCACAG GAGCTGATGGGGACTACTGGCGCCTTCTCAACCCAGGGGAATACATGGTCAGCGTGAAAGCAGAAGGCTACACCACCGCCACCAAGAACTGCGAGGTGGGCTACGACATGGGAGCCACCCGCTGCGACTTCACCATCTCCAAAACCAACCTGGCAAGGATCAAGGAAATCATGAGGAAATTTGGGAAGCAGCCCATCAGCCTGTCCCTGCGGCGGCTCCGGCAGCGGGCTCGGCAGTGGAGGCAGCGCAGATAG